Proteins from a genomic interval of Schistocerca piceifrons isolate TAMUIC-IGC-003096 chromosome 3, iqSchPice1.1, whole genome shotgun sequence:
- the LOC124787711 gene encoding dnaJ homolog subfamily B member 6-like isoform X3: protein MVDYYRILEVSKTASTADIKKAYRKLALKWHPDKNPNNMEEATKRFKEISEAYEVLSDESKRRVYDQRQKASARSPRSFNIGGFFETPFRRFFEKKRRVYDQYGKEGLGQGGRSRGRHDDFFDPNFAFPFTFRDPEDVFREFFGSSPFQDVFGGMDHGTRRGNRNGGNNSITSSFFSPFGLQLGGFQIDDFFGMDGNSGFTSFTSLSSSNMGGGAGSGAAVKRTSTSTRFINGKKITTKKIVENGRETVMVYENDTLTSKTVNGVPQALTQS, encoded by the exons GTACCGGAAATTGGCTTTGAAATGGCATCCGGACAAAAATCCAAACAACATGGAGGAAGCCACAAAGAGGTTTAAAGAAATATCAGAAGCCTATGAAGTTTTATCAGATG aatcaaaaCGGCGAGTGTACGACCAGAGACAGAAGGCATCAGCAAGGTCCCCGCGAAGCTTCAATATTGGAGGGTTTTTTGAGACACCTTTCCGTCGTTTCTTCG AGAAGAAACGCCGTGTGTATGATCAGTATGGTAAAGAAGGTCTTGGCCAAGGAGGAAGATCCAGAGGCCGGCATGATGATTTCTTTGATCCAAATTTTGCTTTTCCATTTACATTCCGAGATCCCGAAGACGTCTTCAGAGAATTCTTTGGCAGTTCACCGTTCCAAGATGTTTTTGGAG GCATGGACCATGGTACACGCAGAGGAAATCGCAATGGTGGCAACAACAGCATAACATCGAGCTTCTTCAGCCCATTTGGACTGCAGCTGGGTGGCTTTCAGATAGATGATTTCTTTGGAATGGATGGAAATTCTGGTTTTACATCATTCACATCACTCAGCAGTTCAAATATGGGTGGTGGGGCTGGCAGTGGAGCTGCTGTGAAAAGGACATCTACCTCCACACGGTTCATAAATGGCAAAAAGATAACAACTAAAAA GATTGTAGAAAATGGAAGAGAGACTGTCATGGTGTATGAAAATGACACCCTAACTTCAAAGACTGTCAATGGTGTTCCTCAGGCACTCACGCAGAGTTGA